A DNA window from Pyxidicoccus xibeiensis contains the following coding sequences:
- a CDS encoding outer membrane lipoprotein-sorting protein gives MSLKNLLSAAVLTAALLSAPAALALEPAEMTKLLATIDDRQRNGGDYKALVYLEQKEKDKTDTVREAFVYRRDADDKLMILFSRPKAEAGKGYLRLDKNLWSYDPNVGKWERRTERERIAGTDSRRADFDESRLAEEYDPSFEGEAKLGKYSANLLSLKAKAGVDVAYPVIKLWVDKETTNVLKREEYALSGRKMRTVLYPRWKKLFSESKGADVWYPEEIRVYDEVEKANSTVVLIKSIDLRALEANLFTKAWLESKSR, from the coding sequence ATGAGCCTCAAGAACCTGCTGTCCGCCGCGGTGCTGACCGCGGCGCTGCTGTCCGCTCCGGCGGCGCTGGCCCTGGAGCCGGCGGAGATGACGAAGCTGCTGGCCACCATCGACGACCGGCAGCGCAACGGCGGCGACTACAAGGCGCTCGTCTACCTGGAGCAGAAGGAGAAGGACAAGACGGACACCGTGCGCGAGGCGTTCGTCTACCGGCGCGACGCGGACGACAAGCTGATGATCCTCTTCAGCCGGCCCAAGGCGGAGGCCGGCAAGGGCTACCTGCGGCTGGACAAGAACCTCTGGAGCTACGACCCCAACGTGGGCAAGTGGGAGCGGCGCACCGAGCGCGAGCGCATCGCCGGCACCGACAGCCGCCGGGCCGACTTCGACGAGTCCCGGCTGGCCGAGGAGTACGACCCCTCCTTCGAGGGTGAGGCGAAGCTGGGCAAGTACTCGGCCAACCTGCTGTCGCTCAAGGCGAAGGCCGGCGTGGACGTGGCCTACCCCGTCATCAAGCTCTGGGTGGACAAGGAGACGACCAACGTCCTCAAGCGCGAGGAGTACGCGCTGTCCGGCCGGAAGATGCGCACCGTGCTCTACCCCCGCTGGAAGAAGCTCTTCAGCGAGTCCAAGGGCGCGGACGTCTGGTACCCCGAGGAGATTCGCGTCTACGACGAGGTGGAGAAGGCCAACTCCACCGTCGTCCTCATCAAGTCCATCGACCTGCGCGCCCTGGAGGCCAACCTCTTCACCAAGGCGTGGCTCGAGAGCAAGAGCCGATGA